A stretch of the Polyangiaceae bacterium genome encodes the following:
- a CDS encoding four helix bundle protein translates to MRSHEQKERCEMLRIYPITVETMRELRPFIERIERKDGDLCRQMRKAASSVVLNMSEGMGSRGKLRQVRYHTALGSARETLACLEVAQAFSGWSAHPEVDADIRARLDRIIGTLVRLV, encoded by the coding sequence ATGCGCTCTCACGAGCAGAAAGAGAGATGCGAGATGTTGCGAATCTACCCCATCACCGTCGAGACCATGCGCGAGCTCAGGCCGTTCATCGAGCGCATCGAGAGGAAGGATGGCGACCTGTGCCGACAGATGAGGAAGGCCGCGTCCAGCGTCGTCCTCAACATGTCCGAAGGCATGGGGTCGCGGGGCAAGCTCAGGCAGGTCAGGTATCACACTGCGCTCGGGTCGGCGCGAGAGACGCTCGCGTGCCTCGAGGTCGCGCAGGCGTTCAGCGGTTGGAGCGCACATCCCGAAGTGGATGCCGACATCAGGGCGCGCTTGGACCGCATCATCGGCACGTTGGTGAGGCTCGTGTAG
- a CDS encoding four helix bundle protein, with protein sequence MLRIYPITVETMRELRPFIERIERKDGDLCRQMRKAASSVVLNMSEGMGSRGKLRQVRYHTALGSARETLACLEVAEAFGYIPEVDADIRARLDRVIGTLVKLV encoded by the coding sequence ATGTTGCGAATCTACCCCATCACCGTCGAGACCATGCGCGAGCTCAGGCCGTTCATCGAGCGCATCGAGAGGAAGGATGGCGACCTGTGCCGACAGATGAGGAAGGCCGCGTCCAGCGTCGTCCTCAACATGTCCGAAGGCATGGGGTCGCGGGGCAAGCTCAGGCAGGTCAGGTATCACACTGCGCTCGGGTCGGCGCGAGAGACGCTCGCGTGCCTCGAGGTCGCGGAGGCGTTCGGGTACATCCCCGAAGTGGATGCCGACATCAGGGCGCGCTTGGACCGCGTCATCGGCACGTTGGTGAAGCTCGTGTAG
- a CDS encoding four helix bundle protein, with translation MLRIYPITVETMRELRPFIERIERKDGDLCRQMRKAASSVVLNMSEGMGSRGKLRQVRYHTALGSARETLACLEVAEAFGYIPEVDADIRARLDRIIGTLVRLV, from the coding sequence ATGTTGCGAATCTACCCCATCACCGTCGAGACCATGCGCGAGCTCAGGCCGTTCATCGAGCGCATCGAGAGGAAGGATGGCGACCTGTGCCGACAGATGAGGAAGGCCGCGTCCAGCGTCGTCCTCAACATGTCCGAAGGCATGGGGTCGCGGGGCAAGCTCAGGCAGGTCAGGTATCACACTGCGCTCGGGTCGGCGCGAGAGACGCTCGCGTGCCTCGAGGTCGCGGAGGCGTTCGGGTACATCCCCGAAGTGGATGCCGACATCAGGGCGCGCTTGGACCGCATCATCGGCACGTTGGTGAGGCTCGTGTAG
- the nrfD gene encoding polysulfide reductase NrfD, with protein MGQFVKYWIRMARCAVVGSRAYYVWMGTLLLFIVMAGLEFNHTLRAGLIVTNMSDDVSWGIGIANFVYFVGVAAGAAVLVVPAYLYHREDIKELVLLGELLAVVAVSMCLLFIMTDVGRPDRLWHLTPGIGHLNLPSSLLSWDVVVFTGYLLMNLHIPGYLLYSRYRGKKPTALMYLPFVFLSMIWAISIHTVTAFLLSGLGSRPFWNTPILAPRFLISAGASAPALLIMLFTVIKHFTKLNVKQSVFDYFLYVLRIAMPINLFLVGCEIFQEFYTGSLHSASAYYLYFGLHGHAMLPAFIWTAVAFNVCATIVFLVPKLRQNTKLMYAACGLTVVGIWTEKGMGLIFPGFVPNPLGEIVEYAPNAGEIILNLGIVALGAFLYTAMAKVTIAIQSGDLRAEGAKALDAEPAPEAEPSGAE; from the coding sequence ATGGGACAGTTCGTCAAATACTGGATACGCATGGCCCGCTGCGCGGTCGTTGGCAGTCGTGCGTATTACGTCTGGATGGGCACGCTGCTGCTGTTCATCGTGATGGCGGGGCTCGAGTTCAACCACACGCTGCGCGCCGGGCTCATCGTCACGAACATGTCCGACGACGTGAGCTGGGGCATCGGGATCGCGAATTTCGTCTACTTCGTCGGTGTGGCGGCCGGCGCAGCGGTGCTGGTGGTTCCCGCCTACCTCTACCACCGCGAGGACATCAAGGAGCTCGTGCTGCTCGGCGAGCTGCTCGCCGTGGTCGCCGTCTCGATGTGCCTGCTCTTCATCATGACGGACGTCGGGCGTCCGGATCGCCTCTGGCACCTGACGCCGGGGATCGGTCACCTGAACCTGCCGAGCTCGCTCCTGTCCTGGGACGTGGTCGTGTTCACCGGCTACCTCTTGATGAACCTGCACATCCCCGGCTACCTGCTCTACAGCCGCTATCGCGGCAAGAAGCCGACGGCGTTGATGTACCTGCCGTTCGTCTTCCTGTCGATGATCTGGGCGATCAGCATCCACACCGTGACCGCGTTCCTGCTCTCGGGCCTCGGGAGTCGCCCGTTCTGGAACACGCCGATCCTGGCACCGCGCTTCCTGATCAGCGCGGGCGCTTCCGCACCGGCGCTCCTGATCATGCTGTTCACGGTGATCAAGCACTTCACGAAGCTCAACGTGAAGCAGAGCGTGTTCGACTATTTCTTGTACGTTCTGCGCATCGCCATGCCGATCAACTTGTTCCTGGTCGGCTGCGAGATCTTCCAGGAGTTCTACACCGGCTCGCTCCACTCGGCGTCGGCGTACTACTTGTACTTCGGCCTGCACGGCCACGCCATGCTGCCGGCCTTCATCTGGACCGCCGTCGCCTTCAACGTGTGCGCCACCATCGTCTTCCTGGTGCCGAAGCTGCGCCAGAACACGAAGCTGATGTACGCGGCCTGCGGGCTCACCGTGGTCGGCATCTGGACGGAGAAGGGCATGGGCCTGATCTTCCCGGGCTTCGTGCCGAATCCGCTGGGCGAGATCGTGGAGTACGCGCCGAACGCCGGCGAGATCATCCTGAACCTGGGCATCGTCGCGCTGGGCGCGTTCCTCTACACGGCGATGGCCAAGGTGACCATCGCGATCCAGTCCGGCGACCTGCGGGCAGAGGGCGCGAAGGCCCTGGACGCGGAGCCTGCTCCCGAGGCGGAGCCGAGCGGGGCCGAGTGA
- a CDS encoding 4Fe-4S dicluster domain-containing protein: protein MKKSLPVYRESSPCSGGGCGDSPEGHPLEDEASRRDFLRVAASAAVLLAGAPSCKTDSPEFEELLQKHYKELSADDKKKIFARLEARTRALTGVKVKVSDPAPMDGVHFAYALNLSHCNGNRRCVEACARENNLPNDPQMRYIRVIEVDNGSQHLEKGTAYYDPERVPRPGKFYLPVQCHQCDNPPCVRACPTKATWKEPDGIVVVDYNWCIGCRYCQAACPYHARRFNWVAPSIEPDHVNPDQGYLSNRIRPVGVVEKCTFCLHRTRNGRYPACYEACPTGARKFGNLSDPESEVRKIVENKRVWILKEELGTEPRFFYFYG from the coding sequence ATGAAGAAGTCGCTGCCCGTCTACCGCGAATCGAGCCCCTGCTCCGGGGGAGGATGCGGGGATTCGCCGGAGGGGCACCCGCTCGAAGACGAGGCGTCGCGCCGCGACTTCTTGCGCGTCGCGGCCAGCGCCGCCGTGCTGCTGGCCGGCGCGCCCTCGTGCAAGACGGACTCGCCGGAGTTCGAGGAGCTCCTGCAGAAGCACTACAAGGAGCTCTCGGCGGACGACAAGAAGAAGATCTTCGCCCGCCTCGAGGCGCGCACCCGCGCGCTGACCGGCGTGAAGGTGAAGGTGTCCGATCCGGCGCCGATGGACGGCGTCCATTTCGCTTACGCGCTGAACCTGAGCCACTGCAACGGCAACCGGCGCTGCGTCGAGGCCTGCGCCCGTGAGAACAACCTGCCGAACGATCCGCAGATGCGCTACATCCGCGTGATCGAGGTCGACAACGGCTCGCAGCACCTGGAAAAGGGCACCGCCTACTACGACCCCGAGCGCGTGCCGCGGCCGGGCAAGTTCTACCTGCCGGTGCAGTGCCACCAGTGCGACAACCCGCCCTGCGTCCGGGCGTGTCCGACCAAGGCGACCTGGAAAGAGCCGGACGGCATCGTGGTCGTCGACTACAACTGGTGCATCGGCTGCCGCTACTGCCAGGCGGCCTGCCCGTACCACGCCCGGCGCTTCAACTGGGTGGCGCCGTCGATCGAGCCCGACCACGTGAACCCGGATCAGGGCTACCTCTCCAACCGCATCCGTCCCGTCGGCGTGGTGGAGAAGTGCACCTTCTGCCTGCACCGCACCCGCAACGGGCGCTACCCGGCCTGCTACGAGGCCTGCCCCACGGGCGCGCGCAAGTTCGGCAACCTCTCCGACCCCGAGAGCGAGGTGCGCAAGATCGTCGAGAACAAGCGCGTATGGATCCTCAAGGAGGAGCTGGGGACGGAGCCGAGGTTCTTCTACTTCTACGGCTGA
- a CDS encoding Rieske (2Fe-2S) protein — protein MGEDDPDQGQGRRDFLGVAISSTAAALGVMAVYPVAKFLTPRDDAGPRSTTLGKAELFLRGTAKTALVGDRPVLVIRMEDGTFRAFSALCTHLQCVVAYAPERKQIECPCHRGVYSLEGQNVSGPPPRPLDALSVAVVNGIVTVSET, from the coding sequence ATGGGTGAGGACGATCCTGACCAAGGGCAAGGTCGGCGCGATTTCCTGGGCGTCGCCATCTCCAGCACCGCCGCCGCGTTGGGAGTGATGGCGGTCTACCCGGTCGCCAAGTTTCTCACGCCCCGCGACGACGCCGGCCCCCGCAGTACGACGCTGGGTAAGGCCGAGCTGTTCTTGCGCGGCACCGCGAAGACCGCGCTGGTCGGCGACCGACCAGTGCTGGTGATCCGCATGGAGGACGGCACGTTCCGGGCGTTCAGCGCGCTGTGCACGCACCTGCAATGCGTGGTCGCCTACGCGCCCGAGCGCAAGCAGATCGAGTGTCCGTGCCATCGCGGCGTCTACTCGCTAGAGGGTCAGAACGTCTCCGGTCCACCCCCGCGCCCGCTCGACGCTTTGAGCGTGGCCGTGGTGAACGGCATCGTCACGGTGAGCGAGACCTGA
- a CDS encoding cytochrome bc complex cytochrome b subunit, giving the protein MASLARKWLADRTGSSAILERMRARRIPANTVTHYIGAMLVFLFLIEVASGILLLLPYRPDPAHAHASLTAIVGRLPYGSLVRGIHAWASHFFVALLIAHLAITLLLRKFREPNELIWWSGLLLLATGIGMAFTGSILPWSQNAYLQARVSSEMIGQGPLFGPWLKHLLRGGEHVSPWTLNHAFGFHTGVLPAATTLVIAVHVAIVQRRPTETTGPTIPAHPDFTLRVAALCTALLVVLVSFATFAPIPIGTPADLREVSAADAHPPWYFLFLHELLRAAPPRLLGLESAKFILGALSILAAFVVALPFIDRRGSRITMVVGAVFIVIIALLTGHAVL; this is encoded by the coding sequence ATGGCGTCTCTCGCTCGCAAGTGGCTCGCGGATCGCACCGGCTCGTCGGCGATCTTGGAACGCATGCGGGCACGCCGCATCCCGGCGAACACCGTCACCCACTACATCGGCGCGATGCTGGTGTTCCTGTTCCTGATCGAGGTCGCCAGCGGCATCCTGCTGCTCCTGCCCTATCGACCGGATCCGGCCCACGCGCACGCCTCGCTCACCGCCATCGTCGGTAGGCTCCCCTACGGCAGCCTGGTGCGCGGCATCCACGCTTGGGCCAGCCACTTCTTCGTCGCGCTCCTGATCGCACACCTGGCCATCACGCTGCTCTTGCGCAAATTCCGCGAGCCGAACGAGCTCATCTGGTGGTCCGGCCTGCTCCTGCTCGCGACCGGCATCGGCATGGCCTTCACGGGGTCCATCCTGCCCTGGAGCCAGAACGCCTATCTCCAGGCCCGCGTGAGCAGCGAGATGATCGGCCAGGGGCCGCTGTTCGGGCCTTGGCTCAAGCACCTCTTGCGTGGCGGGGAGCACGTGAGCCCCTGGACGCTCAACCACGCCTTCGGCTTCCACACCGGAGTGCTCCCCGCAGCGACCACGCTGGTGATCGCGGTCCACGTAGCCATCGTGCAGCGCCGTCCGACCGAGACCACGGGTCCGACCATCCCCGCGCACCCTGATTTCACGCTCCGGGTCGCGGCGCTCTGCACCGCGCTCCTGGTGGTGCTGGTCTCCTTCGCCACCTTCGCGCCAATTCCCATCGGCACGCCGGCGGATCTGCGCGAGGTCAGCGCCGCCGACGCCCATCCCCCCTGGTACTTCCTGTTCCTCCACGAGCTCTTGCGGGCCGCGCCACCCCGACTGCTCGGTCTCGAGAGCGCGAAGTTCATCCTGGGGGCGCTCTCCATCCTCGCCGCGTTCGTCGTCGCGCTTCCCTTCATCGACCGGCGCGGCTCGCGCATCACGATGGTCGTGGGCGCCGTCTTCATCGTCATCATCGCGCTCCTGACCGGCCATGCAGTCCTTTGA
- a CDS encoding cytochrome c3 family protein — protein sequence MSVGGGRFGWRVWAIALGALAVVLLGLAALGGARSQKSATFCTQGCHVDTPERTHASPGHEQISCQSCHPIAVGAGIRLATSRLLGQKGSAKHGAVRSVSCTSCHNPKSGEWLRVSSTEGHRTHPTGVAALDCLSCHRTTHQQVDPAKNCLECHGNALLHDKTKHDEAGKPQCLSCHNFSVVSAERPERATLTTAACTRCHSDGAVKSEDVVPASAIRPSDLHGDVDCKQCHQPHDKSSGQGAARPCKSCHQIQILSGSPNLPEDHIKCESCHKQHKPVAQAGARCVTCHEQARAKSNGAASTALRHDECASCHLPHTWVAAPNECVTCHKEQASDIVNKSPPKHQRCNNCHEVHGAPPSGATCGGCHKGNAAKQRNAPAKHQDCISCHKPHSPNVAVPATCAECHKGALHQLVSLGPGAHLKASCTGCHMTHGNPRADTKTCSACHKAKVALVAKAGPEPHTRCVSCHAPHRFSVDQNAQPCAKCHAEINASSGSHGGKCVNCHAPHGSPKVPREKCLGCHEKLAYKAPPGNADHSRCGSCHQPHRAASAAATKCSSCHADKKKIAELWPASSAHRDACEKCHKPHDVRAAVACGGCHEKQQQSATGGRHQCKQCHAPHQAPAQDTKGWWNRCASCHQKQVQASKSHSQCQNCHKPHSFKPPECKSCHADAAGKAAHKVKEHAECTKCHDAHGASLPGRTECLACHTNMANHQPQAQRCFGCHPFK from the coding sequence ATGAGCGTGGGAGGCGGCCGCTTCGGGTGGCGCGTCTGGGCCATCGCTCTCGGGGCGCTGGCGGTCGTGCTCCTGGGGCTCGCCGCGCTCGGCGGCGCGCGCTCGCAGAAGAGCGCCACGTTCTGCACGCAGGGCTGCCACGTCGACACGCCTGAGCGGACTCACGCCTCCCCCGGTCACGAGCAGATCTCCTGTCAGTCGTGCCATCCGATCGCCGTGGGCGCCGGGATCCGTCTCGCGACCAGCCGACTGCTCGGGCAGAAGGGCAGCGCCAAGCACGGCGCCGTGCGCTCGGTCTCGTGCACCTCTTGCCACAACCCGAAGAGCGGCGAGTGGCTGCGGGTCTCCAGCACCGAGGGTCATCGTACTCACCCCACGGGAGTCGCGGCCCTCGACTGCCTCTCGTGCCACCGCACGACGCATCAGCAGGTGGACCCCGCCAAGAACTGCCTCGAGTGCCACGGCAACGCCCTTCTCCACGACAAGACCAAGCACGACGAGGCCGGCAAGCCCCAGTGCTTGTCCTGCCACAATTTCTCCGTGGTGAGCGCCGAGCGCCCCGAGCGCGCGACGCTCACCACGGCGGCGTGCACGCGCTGCCACAGCGACGGCGCGGTGAAGAGCGAGGACGTCGTGCCGGCGAGCGCCATCCGCCCGAGCGATCTGCACGGCGACGTCGACTGCAAGCAGTGCCACCAGCCCCACGACAAGTCCAGCGGCCAGGGCGCAGCGCGCCCCTGCAAGAGCTGCCACCAGATCCAGATCCTGTCCGGCAGCCCGAACCTGCCGGAAGACCACATCAAGTGCGAGAGCTGCCACAAGCAGCACAAGCCCGTGGCCCAGGCGGGCGCCCGCTGCGTCACCTGCCACGAGCAGGCCCGCGCCAAGAGCAATGGCGCCGCTTCCACCGCGCTCCGCCACGACGAGTGCGCCAGCTGCCATTTGCCGCACACCTGGGTCGCCGCTCCCAACGAGTGCGTCACCTGCCACAAGGAACAGGCCAGCGACATCGTCAACAAGAGCCCACCGAAGCACCAGCGCTGCAACAACTGCCACGAGGTCCATGGCGCCCCACCTTCGGGCGCGACCTGCGGCGGCTGCCACAAGGGCAACGCCGCGAAGCAGCGCAACGCACCGGCCAAGCACCAGGACTGCATCAGCTGCCACAAGCCCCACTCGCCCAACGTGGCTGTGCCGGCCACCTGCGCCGAGTGCCACAAGGGCGCGCTGCACCAGCTGGTCTCACTCGGCCCCGGCGCCCACCTCAAGGCGAGCTGCACGGGTTGCCACATGACCCACGGCAACCCGCGCGCTGACACCAAGACCTGCTCCGCCTGCCACAAGGCGAAGGTCGCGCTGGTCGCCAAGGCCGGCCCCGAGCCGCACACGCGCTGCGTGTCGTGCCACGCGCCGCACCGCTTCTCCGTGGACCAGAACGCGCAGCCTTGCGCCAAGTGCCACGCGGAGATCAACGCCTCGAGCGGCAGCCACGGCGGCAAATGCGTGAACTGCCACGCTCCGCACGGCAGTCCCAAGGTCCCCCGGGAGAAGTGCCTGGGCTGCCACGAGAAGCTCGCCTACAAGGCGCCACCCGGAAACGCCGACCACTCGCGCTGCGGCTCCTGCCACCAGCCGCACCGGGCGGCCAGCGCTGCCGCCACCAAGTGCTCGAGCTGCCACGCGGACAAGAAGAAGATCGCCGAGCTCTGGCCCGCGAGCTCCGCCCACCGCGACGCCTGCGAGAAGTGTCACAAGCCCCACGACGTGCGCGCGGCGGTCGCCTGCGGCGGCTGCCACGAGAAGCAGCAGCAGAGCGCCACCGGCGGACGCCATCAGTGCAAGCAGTGCCACGCGCCGCACCAGGCGCCGGCCCAGGACACCAAGGGTTGGTGGAACCGCTGCGCGAGCTGCCACCAGAAGCAGGTCCAGGCATCCAAGTCCCACAGCCAGTGCCAGAACTGCCATAAGCCGCACTCGTTCAAGCCGCCGGAGTGCAAGTCGTGCCACGCCGACGCCGCTGGCAAAGCCGCGCACAAGGTGAAGGAGCACGCCGAGTGCACCAAGTGCCACGACGCGCACGGCGCCTCGCTCCCGGGCCGCACCGAGTGCCTGGCCTGCCACACGAACATGGCCAACCACCAACCGCAGGCGCAGCGCTGCTTCGGCTGTCACCCCTTCAAGTGA
- a CDS encoding nucleotide-binding protein — protein sequence MKMGYVLGAAVLVAGGVALYGGGGSRGPSAAAEPPKPLPAAAVPGNPGEPEETTQLIEGQVLETMAASGYTYVRIGATGTEGTWAAVSETPLKVGDQVRVRSQTVMTDFESKTLNRKFPSIHFGTLDDGKTAAGGGALPPGHPQAGAGTAAGAAAPPGHPTASAAPAAIEVGKVDKAGGPNGRTVEEIFAQKTELAGKKVRVRGVVVKAMGGIMNRTFLHLRDGSGSDQAKNNDLTVTTVENPQKGQTVLLEGVLVLDKDLGAGYKYDALLEDAVSVK from the coding sequence ATGAAGATGGGATACGTACTGGGTGCTGCGGTGTTGGTCGCTGGCGGAGTCGCGCTCTACGGCGGCGGCGGATCGCGCGGGCCGAGCGCCGCGGCGGAGCCTCCGAAGCCGCTGCCGGCGGCTGCCGTCCCGGGCAACCCCGGTGAACCCGAAGAGACCACGCAGCTGATCGAAGGTCAGGTGCTCGAGACGATGGCCGCGTCCGGCTACACCTACGTGCGCATCGGCGCCACCGGCACCGAGGGCACGTGGGCTGCGGTCTCGGAGACGCCGCTCAAGGTCGGAGACCAGGTGCGCGTGCGCTCGCAGACGGTGATGACCGACTTCGAGAGCAAGACGCTGAACCGCAAGTTCCCCAGCATCCACTTCGGCACGCTCGACGACGGCAAGACCGCTGCCGGCGGCGGCGCTCTCCCGCCCGGACACCCGCAGGCCGGCGCCGGGACCGCCGCTGGCGCCGCAGCGCCGCCCGGGCATCCGACGGCCTCCGCCGCGCCCGCCGCGATCGAGGTGGGCAAGGTCGACAAAGCAGGGGGTCCGAACGGCCGCACGGTGGAGGAGATCTTCGCACAGAAGACCGAGCTCGCCGGCAAGAAGGTGCGCGTGCGCGGCGTCGTGGTGAAAGCGATGGGCGGCATCATGAACCGGACCTTCCTGCACCTGCGCGACGGCAGCGGCAGCGATCAGGCCAAGAACAACGACCTGACGGTGACCACGGTGGAGAACCCCCAAAAGGGGCAGACCGTGCTGCTCGAGGGCGTGCTGGTCTTGGACAAGGATCTGGGCGCTGGCTACAAGTACGACGCGTTGCTCGAAGACGCCGTCAGCGTGAAGTGA